From a region of the Candidatus Brocadia sp. genome:
- the rsfS gene encoding ribosome silencing factor yields MKVLVKNRDRRLGGRETIESTEIAILCAQIADDKKAEDILVFDVRGLTVITDFFVLCSGINKRQLQGIAREIELKLHSYGIHGVGMEGYQDARWILMDYGDVIMHLFDKETRHFYDLELLWGDAPKLSWKANT; encoded by the coding sequence GTGAAAGTTTTGGTAAAAAACCGCGATAGACGCTTAGGTGGGAGAGAGACAATAGAATCAACAGAAATTGCGATTCTCTGCGCACAAATTGCCGATGACAAAAAGGCGGAGGATATTCTGGTATTTGACGTGCGGGGTTTAACCGTTATTACCGATTTCTTTGTTCTGTGCAGTGGTATTAACAAACGGCAATTGCAGGGTATCGCAAGAGAGATAGAATTAAAGCTGCATAGTTATGGTATCCATGGGGTTGGCATGGAAGGATATCAGGATGCCCGATGGATACTCATGGACTATGGGGATGTCATCATGCATCTCTTTGATAAAGAAACACGTCACTTTTATGACCTGGAACTCTTGTGGGGAGATGCACCCAAGTTGTCATGGAAGGCCAATACTTAA
- the rpsU gene encoding 30S ribosomal protein S21, which yields MAKIQITSDENIREALRRFKKMCDKEGIINQSKRIAYFEKPSERKRREESRRIKNIKRAQKLGISGLATPSRTQKNTYSKYSSF from the coding sequence ATGGCAAAAATACAAATAACGTCAGACGAAAATATACGCGAAGCGCTACGAAGATTTAAAAAGATGTGTGATAAAGAAGGCATCATTAATCAATCAAAACGTATTGCTTATTTCGAAAAACCTTCTGAAAGGAAACGTCGTGAGGAAAGCCGGAGAATTAAGAATATTAAAAGGGCGCAAAAGTTAGGCATTTCAGGCCTGGCAACTCCTTCCCGGACGCAAAAGAATACCTATTCCAAATACTCGTCATTTTAA